Proteins encoded in a region of the Diospyros lotus cultivar Yz01 chromosome 9, ASM1463336v1, whole genome shotgun sequence genome:
- the LOC127809347 gene encoding uncharacterized protein LOC127809347: MRCSERLDLVEFDPEIEQTFHQRRREQRAKREQQQSTMDDNENQLVQMERTVEINERDILMGDFMMPPVVENRSSIVYPPYGHDNFQLRPDVINLFSNNIPFYGRSDENPHYHLAHFLEYCGNFKYQGINEEALRMQLFPYTLKDKAREWLDSLSPGSITTWADLVHKFTLKYFPPAKISKLKHEISTFQQAKTENFHEAWEQYKELLRKCPNHGFSLLAQNHYFYAGLTPYNRSAVDSIRNKLAGELHDLYGTMSEQFVMWPDRSSHRRAVGVHKVDMNTLMLAKIDALSKQMETLKYSPSVNIVQGSLPVCVTWRPHEEKGGWEEAISKLQERSEQIDAAIKNIETQIGQLAKILIERQKGTRPSNTEVNPKEQANVITTKSGVQSPEIHVKRPSVEKKTDAAKETTTENKEPEDIAEQEEVVSSPIKPYVPLIPFPQRLRKYKLDKQFEKFLEVFKKLHINIPFAEALSQMPSYAKFMKEILSNKRKLEEYETVMLIEECSAILQNKLPPKLKDLGSFTIPCTIGSLYFEWSLCDLGASINLMPFSIFQKLGLGEAKPTRVSLQLADRSVKHPHGIVKDILVKVDKFIFPADFIILDMAEDRDIPFILGRPFQATG, translated from the exons ATGCGGTGTTCAGAACGTCTTGATCTTGTTGAGTTTGATCCGGAGATTGAACAAACTTTTCATCAAAGGCGTCGTGAACAAAGAGCAAAAAGGGAACAACAACAAAGCACAATGGACGACAACGAAAATCAGCTTGTTCAAATGGAGCGTACTGTTGAGATCAATGAGAGAGATATCTTGATGGGGGATTTCATGATGCCTCCTGTTGTTGAGAATCGGTCGAGCATAGTCTATCCTCCATATGGGCATGATAACTTCCAACTGAGGCCAGATGTGATTAATTTATTCTCCAACAACATTCCGTTCTATGGAAGAAGTGATGAAAATCCTCACTATCATCTCGCTCACTTTTTGGAGTATTGtggaaattttaaatatcaaggCATCAATGAGGAAGCACTGAGGATGCAACTTTTTCCTTATACTCTGAAAGACAAAGCTCGGGAGTGGTTGGATTCACTATCACCTGGTAGCATCACTACATGGGCTGATTTGGTTCACAAGTTCACATTAAAGTATTTTCCACCAGCCAAAATCAGCAAATTAAAGCATGAAATTTCAACTTTCCAGCAAGCTAAAACTGAGAATTTTCATGAAGCATGGGAACAGTATAAAGAATTGCTAAGGAAGTGTCCGAATCATGGGTTCTCTTTACTAGCTCAAAATCACTATTTCTATGCCGGGTTAACTCCTTACAACCGTTCGGCAGTTGATTCTATTAGAAACAAATTAGCTGGAGAGCTACATGATCTCTATGGAACAATGAGTGAGCAATTTGTAATGTGGCCGGATAGGAGTTCACATAGGAGAGCAGTTGGAGTACACAAAGTGGATATGAATACGTTGATGTTGGCCAAGATTGATGCTCTTTCAAAACAGATGGAAACCTTAAAATACTCTCCATCAGTTAATATCGTGCAAGGATCTCTTCCAGTTTGTGTAACTT GGAGACCACATGAGGAAAAAGGAGGATGGGAAGAAGCAATTTCAAAACTTCAAGAACGAAGTGAGCAGATCGATGCAGCCATCAAGAATATAGAGACTCAAATTGGGCAGCTAGCTAAAATTCTTATTGAGAGGCAAAAGGGCACACGGCCAAGCAATACCGAAGTTAATCCTAAGGAGCAAGCGAATGTAATCACTACAAAGAGCGGGGTGCAATCACCAGAAATTCATGTTAAAAGACCAAGTGTGGAGAAGAAAACTGATGCTGCAAAGGAGACAACAACTGAGAATAAGGAGCCCGAAGATATAGCTGAACAAGAGGAAGTAGTTTCATCACCAATCAAGCCTTATGTTCCACTTATTCCATTTCCTCAAAGATTGCGCAAGTACAAGTTGGATAagcaatttgagaaatttttggagGTATTCAAGAAGCTACATATCAATATACCATTTGCTGAAGCTCTGTCTCAAATGCCCAGCTATGCAAAATTTATGAAGGAGATTCTATCAAACAAAAGGAAGCTTGAGGAGTATGAAACTGTGATGCTAATAGAGGAATGTAGTGccattttacaaaataaattgccACCAAAGTTGAAAGACCTAGGAAGTTTCACCATCCCTTGCACCATTGGCAGCTTATATTTTGAATGGTCCTTATGTGATTTGGGTGCTAGCATTAATTTGATGCCATTTTCTATCTTTCAAAAGCTTGGGTTAGGCGAAGCAAAGCCTACAAGGGTGTCATTGCAGCTAGCGGATCGGTCTGTGAAACATCCACATGGAATTGTTAAAGATATCTTGGTAAAAGTGGATAAGTTCATATTTCCAGCagatttcattattttggatATGGCTGAAGATAGGGATATTCCCTTTATTTTGGGGCGACCTTTTCAAGCTACTGGATGA